In Exiguobacterium acetylicum, the genomic stretch ATCATCTAGCGACTCCATTCTTTATTTTTAGTATAAATTTCCGCTGTTACGCCTTTTTAATTGGAATCAGATTACATATTTGTAAGAAATGAAACTTATCCTTTAAAATCACGTACACTACTAGCATAGACAAAATATGAATGAGGAGGAAGAGCAGATGTTAAAGATTGAAAATATCTCAAAGCGTCTCGGAAAAGAGCAAATTTTAAAAGACGTCAGTTTTGAGGTATCCCCAGGAGAAGTGTTCGGCTTCCTCGGACCGAACGGAGCAGGGAAGACGACGACGATTCGCATCATCACGGGACTACTCGAGCAGGATGCAGGGAAAGTCACGGTCAATGGATTTGATGTCGTAGAAGAGCGTTCGAAAGCGTTGACGCAAATCGGAGCAATCGTTGAGAATCCAGCGTTTTATCCTTATCTGACAGGAAAACAAAACTTGGTTCATGCAAAAAATCTCATTCCGGGACTCGGTCAAGTGGATTATGATGCACTAGCACGACTCGTTGGTCTTGAAGGAAAGCTTTCAAAAAAAGTCGGAGAGTACTCACTCGGAATGAAGCAACGACTCGGAATTGCTCGTGCCTTGCTACATAACCCGCGCGTCTTGATTTTAGATGAACCAACGAATGGTCTGGATCCATCCGGAATTGCGGAGCTTCGTGAATATTTACGCCAAATGGCGCGTGAGCAAGATATCGCGATTTTAATTTCAAGCCATATGTTGAGTGAGATGGAACAAATCAGTGATCGTTACGCAATCATCGATCAGGGTGTCATCAAGTCGGTCGAGTCCGTTCGTAATGAAACCGGAGCGAAAATCGCTCTTCGTGTCAATGCGGAAGCGATGACAGATGTACTTGATGCCCTTCGCGTCGCAAACTACCCATCAGAAGTACTCGAGAATAAAATCATTATCACCGCACCGGAAAGTGAATGTCCAGCTATCGCTCGACTCGTCGTGCCGATTGCCGATTTACATGAACTGACCGTTAAACGTTTGACGCTTGAGGAACAATTCCTGCAAGTAACGAAAAAAGAGGGGGATTCACATGCTTTCGCTCATACAAAATGAATGGATGAAATGGTGGACGACTAAAAAAGCGAAGATCGTCTTAGTATTATATGTATTAATTGCTGTAGGTCTGATCATTATTGCGAAAACGAATGATATTTCATTTGATCGGAGCGGCTATTACTCGGATACGCTTTCGATCTTAACAGGACTGCTCGGGATCATTACGATTGTCTTCACGGCAGAAGTGATCGGGAATGAGATTCGCTACGATACGATGAAACATTTGTTGATGAGTCCGTATTCCCGAATGACGATTTATTTCTCGAAACTGATCTTTTCGATCTTGATCATGTTGTTCCAATTCGCGTTCATCGTCGTCGTCCTTTACGCCGGTTCTTTTGCGTTTTCAGAGGCAGGCGATCCACTCTTGTTCCGTGATACGATCGTTGAGCTTGTGAATCCGATCTTTACGATTTTCATGACACTATTCTTCTCTTTACTGTTCCGCTCAGTTGGAATGATCATCGGTTTTACCGTGTTGGCTCAATTCTTCACAGCGATTGTTGGTGGCATTTTACTTACTTTAAAACCGGAAATCGCTAAGTGGATCGTATTCATGCATCTCGACTGGTCGATGTACTTTAAAGGGACGGCAGGTTATGGGATGGGCGAAGTCATGGGAACAAGTTTGACGTTCTCCGTTTTATTCGTTCTTGCGCATATTATCGTCTTGTTCGGTGGTTCTATCTTGATTTTCCAAAAAAAATCATACACTTAAGAAAAAAATGTACACTTCCAGATAATCCATCTAGAAGTGTACATTTTTTAGCTTAACTGCTTGTCCGTTTAGGTGGACGTGCCGTAATCGGGAACAATCGCTGAAACCATTCGATCAGTGGACCGTTCAATAAGAGGAAAATAAAAGTTCCGACTCCGATGCCGATCAGTTCGCGTTCAATCAGTGAAAAGAGGCAAGCGATCAAAAAAGGAATGCCGAGGCTGATCGTTGCTCCAAGCGATGTACTTTTAAAGCGGCTGATCAGTGACTTCATCAAGTAATCCGGTGGCATCAATACGAATCCGATTTGGAGATAGAGAGCGAGTCCAAGTGAAATCAATGGCATGCCGATCAACATGTACACGGCACGCATCCAAAGTCCCTGTGGTGTATAAATCAATTGATGGATGGATAAGAAGAAATCAATCGCAGCGCCGAACAGGACAACGAGTGCGAAACTGAGGACGATCGTCCACCAACTAAATCGACTCCCAAGAGAGAGTGCCGCAATCAAAGCAAGCACATGTAAGACGATGATCGCTAGTCCGACAGTTAAAGGAGAGATGGCCGCGACGGCTTCACTCGCTGATGTCCAAGGTGCACTCCCGATCGAGGCGGTGACCATGAAGCTGTTTCCTAAGGCGTTAATTAAAATAGAGAATAAATAGATGACAATCCGTTTTTGCTGACTCATTGACGTGCACAGACGGTAGGACTGCGCGTTCACCTCCTGAAAAGAAATCGTTTCGTTAAGCTATACCCTAATCGTAGCGCTCTTTTCACTTATTTTCATGAAAAGAGCATTGCCTATTCCTTATGTTTCACGACATACTTAGGACACATTACGAATCAGGGGGAGAACATATGACATATTTCGGACAGAAGATCCTGCCTTCCGTTAGAAAATTAGAAGACTTTGAAAAGATGCTGAAGAGTCCATATGAATATGGGGTCTTACTCGAAATGCATGTCTCGCGTTTAAAAGCAGTATATGAGATGGCACATCGTTACGACAAAAAAATGTTTTTGCATATGGATCTTGTTCAAGGGTTAAAAAATGATGAATATGCCACAGAATACGTCTGCCAAGAATTGAAGCCGTATGGTGTCATTTCGACGAAAGCGAGCGTCATCTTGAAAGCACGTCAAAAAAAGGTCAAGACGATGCAACGCATGTTCTTACTCGATTCCAGTTCACTCGAAAAAAGTTATCAACTCATGGAACGGACGCAACCTGATTACATCGAAGTGTTACCAGGGTTGATGCCAAAGTACATTCAAGAAGTGAAAGAAAAGACAGGGCGTCTCGTATTCGCCGGTGGACTCATCGATACGGTCGAGGAAGTGGAACAAGCGATTGAAGCAGGTGCCTCTAGTATCACAACATCGAATAAGGACTTGTGGCGTCATTTTGAACCACGCTCTTAACTTGATTGTGATGAAAATCATTCGGATTATTTGACAGCGTTTTCACTGATTGTTATAGTGATATCAAGTTGATACAAAGTGACGGAGAAAAGGGAGATTCACGTGTGAGTCCTGCTTGAAGAACATTCAAGCATGAACTGACGTGGATCTCCTTTTTATGTTGCTTTTTTCACATAACCAAAAGGAGGAACATATATGTCACCCTTACTAGCGGAATTTTTAGGTACAGCCTTGCTTGTCGCGCTTGGGAATGGTGTTGGTGCAGGCGTTAGTTTGACGAAATCGTTTGCGAAGGATGCAGGCTGGATCGTCATCACGTTTGCGTGGGGTTTTGCCGTGGCGATTGCAGCGTATGCTGTCGGTCAATTCAGTGGAGCACACCTTAACCCAGCAGTAACGCTTGGTTTAGCCTTTGACGGTTCATTTGCATGGGCAGACGTACCAGGCTATATCGTCGCTCAAATTGCCGGCGGGATACTTGGTGCAAGTCTTGTTTTCGTCCATTACTTACCACACTGGGCGGAGACGAAAGACCCAGCAACGAAACTCGGCGTCTTTGCGACGTCACCAGCGATTCCACATACATTTGCCAATCTAATGAGTGAAATGATTGCGACATTCTTACTTGTCATCGGGTTGTTGTCGATCGGAGCGAATAAGTTCTCCGATGGTCTAAATCCATTGATCGTCGGTTTCTTGATCGTCAGCCTCGGTATGTCGTTCGGAGGCACGACAGGATATGCGATGAATCCGGCGCGGGACCTTGGTCCACGTATCGCTCACTTCATCCTACCGATCCATGGAAAAGGATCATCGAACTGGGGATACTCATGGATTCCGGTTCTCGGACCAGTTCTCGGTGGAAGTCTTGGCGGATTGTTTTATCGTTCGGTCTTCACAGGAAAAGATACACCGGCTTTTTGGATTGTAGGACTTGTGACAATCGTCATATTAGGCTTATGCTATAGATTCGGTGTTCGTCCGAACAAAACAACGTCAGTGGAGTCAAAGTCAGCTTAACTTATTTAGATACAAAAGGATGGGGAAGAGATGGAGAACTACATTTTGTCATTGGATCAGGGAACGACGAGTACACGTGCGATCCTGTTTAATCGTGCCGGCGAGATCGTCCATTCAGCACAACAGGAATTCACGCAGTATTTTCCGAAACCAGGTTGGGTCGAACACAACGCAAACGAGATTTGGGGAAGTGTCCTTGCTGTCGTGGCGACTTGTCTGACGGAGGCGAACGTAAAGCCGTCGCAGATTGCTGGTATTGGGATCACGAATCAACGTGAAACAGCTGTCGTTTGGGAAAAAGAAACAGGGAAACCGATTCACAATGCAGTCGTGTGGCAATCGAGACAAACGGCTGAAATCTGTGAAGCGCTTCGAGCAGCCGGTCATGCCGAGCTCTTCCGTGAGAAGACAGGTCTATTGATTGACGCTTATTTCTCTGGTACGAAAGTCAAATGGATTTTAGATCATGTCGAAGGAGCACGGGAACGTGCTGAACGTGGTGAACTACTGTTCGGTACGATCGATACGTGGCTCATCTGGAAATTATCCGGCGGAAAAGCACATGTGACCGACTATTCGAATGCAAGTCGTACGTTGATGTATAACATTCATGAATTAAAATGGGATGACGAGTTACTCGACATCTTAGATGTCCCAAAAGCGATGCTTCCGGAAGTACGACCATCTTCTGAAGTGTACGCAGAGACAGCAGGGTATCACTTCTTCGGAGAAGCGGTTCCGATTGCTGGAGCAGCGGGCGATCAGCAAGCAGCATTGTTTGGTCAAGCGTGTTTTGATACTGGAATGGCGAAGAACACGTACGGTACAGGCTGCTTCATGTTGATGAACACAGGGGAAGAGGCTGTGAAATCAGAGCACGGATTGCTGACGACGATCGCATGGGGCGTCGATGGAAAAGTGGAGTATGCTCTAGAAGGAAGTATCTTCGTCGCAGGATCTGCGATTCAGTGGTTACGTGACGGATTACGTCTCATTGATGATGCCAAAGAATCAGAAGGATACGCAACACGCGTCACGTCTTCAGACGGTGTCTACGTCGTACCAGCGTTCGTTGGTCTCGGTACACCTTACTGGGATTCAGACGTTCGTGGTGCAGTCTTTGGTTTGACACGTGGTACGGAAAAAGAACACTTCATCCGCGCGACACTTGAATCACTCGCTTATCAGACACGCGATGTTTTATCGGCGATGGAGCAAGATTCAGGCATCGAGATGAAAACGCTCCGTGTCGATGGTGGAGCAGTCAAAAACGACTTCTTGATGCAGTTCCAAGGTGATATCATCCAAGCACCAGTTGAGCGTCCGGAAATCAATGAAACGACGGCGTTAGGTGCAGCGTACCTCGCAGGTCTCGCTGTTGGATTCTTTGAGAACCGTGAACAAATTGCGACGCAATGGAAAAAAGAACGTCGTTTCGAGCCGAGCATGGCAAAAGAAGAGACGGATGCGCTCTACGGTGGATGGCAAAAAGCTGTTCAAGCTACGATGTTGTTCAAATGATGTGAGGTATGTTATAGTAAGGTCAAGTTAATAAATCGGTCGGAGAATATGGAGAGACCACAGCAGCAGTTGACATAGTCAGCGTGTTTGTTGTGGTCTCTTTTTTTTTCGAACCTAAACAGGAGGAACTATTCATGGCTAACCA encodes the following:
- a CDS encoding ABC transporter ATP-binding protein, which translates into the protein MLKIENISKRLGKEQILKDVSFEVSPGEVFGFLGPNGAGKTTTIRIITGLLEQDAGKVTVNGFDVVEERSKALTQIGAIVENPAFYPYLTGKQNLVHAKNLIPGLGQVDYDALARLVGLEGKLSKKVGEYSLGMKQRLGIARALLHNPRVLILDEPTNGLDPSGIAELREYLRQMAREQDIAILISSHMLSEMEQISDRYAIIDQGVIKSVESVRNETGAKIALRVNAEAMTDVLDALRVANYPSEVLENKIIITAPESECPAIARLVVPIADLHELTVKRLTLEEQFLQVTKKEGDSHAFAHTK
- a CDS encoding YczE/YyaS/YitT family protein, translating into MSQQKRIVIYLFSILINALGNSFMVTASIGSAPWTSASEAVAAISPLTVGLAIIVLHVLALIAALSLGSRFSWWTIVLSFALVVLFGAAIDFFLSIHQLIYTPQGLWMRAVYMLIGMPLISLGLALYLQIGFVLMPPDYLMKSLISRFKSTSLGATISLGIPFLIACLFSLIERELIGIGVGTFIFLLLNGPLIEWFQRLFPITARPPKRTSS
- the glpK gene encoding glycerol kinase GlpK, which produces MENYILSLDQGTTSTRAILFNRAGEIVHSAQQEFTQYFPKPGWVEHNANEIWGSVLAVVATCLTEANVKPSQIAGIGITNQRETAVVWEKETGKPIHNAVVWQSRQTAEICEALRAAGHAELFREKTGLLIDAYFSGTKVKWILDHVEGARERAERGELLFGTIDTWLIWKLSGGKAHVTDYSNASRTLMYNIHELKWDDELLDILDVPKAMLPEVRPSSEVYAETAGYHFFGEAVPIAGAAGDQQAALFGQACFDTGMAKNTYGTGCFMLMNTGEEAVKSEHGLLTTIAWGVDGKVEYALEGSIFVAGSAIQWLRDGLRLIDDAKESEGYATRVTSSDGVYVVPAFVGLGTPYWDSDVRGAVFGLTRGTEKEHFIRATLESLAYQTRDVLSAMEQDSGIEMKTLRVDGGAVKNDFLMQFQGDIIQAPVERPEINETTALGAAYLAGLAVGFFENREQIATQWKKERRFEPSMAKEETDALYGGWQKAVQATMLFK
- a CDS encoding ABC transporter permease — encoded protein: MLSLIQNEWMKWWTTKKAKIVLVLYVLIAVGLIIIAKTNDISFDRSGYYSDTLSILTGLLGIITIVFTAEVIGNEIRYDTMKHLLMSPYSRMTIYFSKLIFSILIMLFQFAFIVVVLYAGSFAFSEAGDPLLFRDTIVELVNPIFTIFMTLFFSLLFRSVGMIIGFTVLAQFFTAIVGGILLTLKPEIAKWIVFMHLDWSMYFKGTAGYGMGEVMGTSLTFSVLFVLAHIIVLFGGSILIFQKKSYT
- a CDS encoding glycerol-3-phosphate responsive antiterminator — protein: MTYFGQKILPSVRKLEDFEKMLKSPYEYGVLLEMHVSRLKAVYEMAHRYDKKMFLHMDLVQGLKNDEYATEYVCQELKPYGVISTKASVILKARQKKVKTMQRMFLLDSSSLEKSYQLMERTQPDYIEVLPGLMPKYIQEVKEKTGRLVFAGGLIDTVEEVEQAIEAGASSITTSNKDLWRHFEPRS
- a CDS encoding MIP/aquaporin family protein, with product MSPLLAEFLGTALLVALGNGVGAGVSLTKSFAKDAGWIVITFAWGFAVAIAAYAVGQFSGAHLNPAVTLGLAFDGSFAWADVPGYIVAQIAGGILGASLVFVHYLPHWAETKDPATKLGVFATSPAIPHTFANLMSEMIATFLLVIGLLSIGANKFSDGLNPLIVGFLIVSLGMSFGGTTGYAMNPARDLGPRIAHFILPIHGKGSSNWGYSWIPVLGPVLGGSLGGLFYRSVFTGKDTPAFWIVGLVTIVILGLCYRFGVRPNKTTSVESKSA